The Saccharomyces mikatae IFO 1815 strain IFO1815 genome assembly, chromosome: 2 sequence ATAGCACCCCCTTCTGCCGCAGAACTACTACGCTGATCACCATCAATTTGATACAGTTTAGTCAGCTTGGTATTAGCTTCTTGATATTGCTTTTCCACTTGTAATTTGAATTCTAGTTGTTGTAACATGTATTGAATCCTTTGCGCTAAAGAAGGGCAGTCGTATTTTACAAGATCCAAACGAGAAAAAATGTGTTCATTTGGTGATATGGTAGAAAGAAACCCGTATTCTTTCGAACTGTTTTCGTCATTATTTTCGTTACCATTTTGGTCTTTATCTTGCAGAGCAGTCTTTAACTGTAACTTCTTTAAATTGTCCTCCAaatattcaagattttGACGTGCCTCTCTAATATTAGTATTACATTTCTGAATGACCATGACATTGTCAGTCTTTTTCTTAAGGGTAGAAGCTCCTCGAATTATATTCTCTTCGACTGctatctttcttttgatattttgctCTAGTTGTGAAAGACTCATTATTGTACTGTCTCCTATAAATGTACCCttattttactttttgttgCACCGGATTCTCTATCTAATTGCTTCACTAGATTTTCTTCGACTGATGATCCAATTAATCTTTGAAAGTTGAATAAAAAGGGATTGACGAAAAATACCTCTAACGTAAATGTGAATGAATAGTATCAGAGATTACTATGACTGTTATTAATCGGTCCCTTTTCAATCACACTCAATGCTAGTGGAATTGTAGCTTTTGTACCGCCCCTGAATAGTCAGTCTCTTTCTCGGTAGAGTAGATCAACTTTATTATCTAGGCCTGCCAACTCTTTTCCTCGGTTTTTTTCGCCTTTAAAACTGAGCGAGCTGGGTAATGAAATATCAATCTCcaattgatgaatttttatattgattACATTATGATTATTTATTCTGAAAgtgtaaaagaaaagtacaAGAGATCTGAGTTGTTGTGTAATCTTATTTGTTGCATCGGCAGGTACAACCTGGAGTGGGACAGACGTTATGTTTATCGAACCATTCTTCAGCGTGTCCTGCATGCATACCATGATTGCAACTTAAGCAGAAGCTGAACCATTCGTTCAACTTCAATTTTCTGTTTACGAGTTCGTGATTCGTATTATCTTGAGAATCTTCTGGCCGTATCGGATCGCTTGGTTGAGTCCCGTTTATCATAAATGGTAGGTTCGATGTTCCTAAAGGCATGAGGCATATGGCACATCTTGGGAAAGAAGATCCACAGTGTGGACAACAGTACTTATGTCTTGGCCTTTCTTCAGGTGTCTGCGTTTCAGAGCTCCCaatattaaattttttgtagtCACTGTTAGTCCTTCTATATGTTTCACCGTTTTTATAATTGCTGGCGCTAGTTGAGACGGCGCTCGAAGGCGGGGATGTGCGTGGAATGTTGATGTTCTGCTTACAGTTCTGACATTGAATGTATATCTGGCGAGGCTTTATATCTGCGGTCAATACTCCAGTTTTAGTTCTCGATAATGATGATCTTAAAACATCGAACCTAGCCCGCATGGAGAATAATTCCCAAGATTTAAGCATATCTCTATATGTTTGTATCCATTCATCAACTCTCTGATCGCGGAAGTACCTTGGTGAGCCAAAAATTGAGATTAACGCAGCACTTTGAACATCGCTCGTTTTATTAACGTAAGACTGTAGCAGATCGATACCGTTTGGGGTTATTCCGGTGAGAATTAAACCTTCCAATTCGCCATTCTCAATAACGGTAGACGAAGTTCTCTCTAGGAAGGTGGTTAAATCCGTATCATTTAGAAATCTTAAAGCCACACCTAGCCTTTCTCTTAAAGATATGGCGGGCTCGTAAAGAATATCCCACCAATCATTATCTGCAATAAAAGCGAAAATAACTCTCAAATAGGGATCATCTAATTCGGAGGACATTTTTCTGCATTGCTGCCTCCATGTGTTATTACCTGGCTGATCTTTGTATGCCAAATAACCTGCAATTGCGGTAGCAATTAATCGCAacctttccttttttgcaGATCCTAGAATTTCTACAGCTTTGGGAATATCACCAAAAAATACTGCCCAAGCAGCAGCTTTTTCGTAATGACCGTTCTTCATAATTATGTTGTATTTGTCTTCATAATCGGACCTGGAAAGATCCCATCCCGAAATAATTAGACAGAGCCTTCTCTGCACATACTTCGGCGAATCAGCAACGTTGGCAATAGAAGTATTCCGAtctctattttttcttcttaattttatgattttttccatttctttattcAGTTGTTTGTCAGAAAGAATTGTTTCCTGCCTATATCTGTCCTGATTAGATATTCCGTTTATACCATTCCAAATACCGATCACTCCTTCATAGCCTAGGTCAAGATCACCAGCAACCATTGTACCATCGTCAACAGAGGCCTTTGCAATTGCAATCCATCTCCATGTGTTCCTTATGTAAGCATTATTTTGTAAGTTTTTGGAAGAATCAATCATCTCCACCGTATTCATTGGGTCCAGGCCGTATCCCAGCGAAGCTCTTGTCCTCATTATTACACTTATATCTTTTTCTAAAAGTTTTTCGGGCTTCCAAAACAATTCAAATCCGCGCTTACTGTCAAGAACATCATtaccatcttcattttcctcttcaCTTAGTTCAGCATATTCGATTTCATTATTAGGCTCGTTGTGTTCCGACGGAAAATAATCGTCGCTAACGTCTAAATCTTCAAATGATAGATTTTTCAGGACTGTTTTTACATTCTCCAGATTGGATTTTTCATGCTCATTGTTGACTCTGATTTCATCTATCTCagcattttcaaaatttgacaACAGGAGAgagtttttattattgataatAGCCTTGGAACATATTTCTGCAATTGGCATTCTGTATATTGTTCCTGATTGTCTCATACAGATTAGACTGGTTCCATGGTTACC is a genomic window containing:
- the SEA4 gene encoding Sea4p (similar to Saccharomyces cerevisiae SEA4 (YBL104C); ancestral locus Anc_7.440), which translates into the protein MGLIKKVTHWSYDNLIDYLSVNPTRDEVTHYKVDPHNESDESIMKLRTVKDFGSITCLDYSESEIGMIGVGEKNGYLRIFNISGPNFSSLTSQALAGLNANDSSISNSGGSKAVQSENMIGSVSNAKDTQGYTESDTNYDIRVRAKKQRCINSLGINTNGLIAVGLDRNKHDSSLQIWDMNFHDESHETINPMFSYCTNESIVSLKFLNDTSILAASTKFLKEIDVRSPNPIFQHPTRLTYDIKRNPFNDWQFSTYGDDGTLAIWDRRKLSDQASLGDLNIASPLLTFEKLVGSGAASRKYMNSCFRWSCVRNNEFATLHRGDTIKRWRLGYFTDENCGIEGDDNIEMNIENLFVSSVHDTNTMYDRVATFDYIPRGNHGTSLICMRQSGTIYRMPIAEICSKAIINNKNSLLLSNFENAEIDEIRVNNEHEKSNLENVKTVLKNLSFEDLDVSDDYFPSEHNEPNNEIEYAELSEEENEDGNDVLDSKRGFELFWKPEKLLEKDISVIMRTRASLGYGLDPMNTVEMIDSSKNLQNNAYIRNTWRWIAIAKASVDDGTMVAGDLDLGYEGVIGIWNGINGISNQDRYRQETILSDKQLNKEMEKIIKLRRKNRDRNTSIANVADSPKYVQRRLCLIISGWDLSRSDYEDKYNIIMKNGHYEKAAAWAVFFGDIPKAVEILGSAKKERLRLIATAIAGYLAYKDQPGNNTWRQQCRKMSSELDDPYLRVIFAFIADNDWWDILYEPAISLRERLGVALRFLNDTDLTTFLERTSSTVIENGELEGLILTGITPNGIDLLQSYVNKTSDVQSAALISIFGSPRYFRDQRVDEWIQTYRDMLKSWELFSMRARFDVLRSSLSRTKTGVLTADIKPRQIYIQCQNCKQNINIPRTSPPSSAVSTSASNYKNGETYRRTNSDYKKFNIGSSETQTPEERPRHKYCCPHCGSSFPRCAICLMPLGTSNLPFMINGTQPSDPIRPEDSQDNTNHELVNRKLKLNEWFSFCLSCNHGMHAGHAEEWFDKHNVCPTPGCTCRCNK